From Drosophila suzukii chromosome 2R, CBGP_Dsuzu_IsoJpt1.0, whole genome shotgun sequence, a single genomic window includes:
- the Zip42C.2 gene encoding zinc transporter ZIP1, translated as MADQHLIVAKIVAIVVLLLVTLIFCFIPYLLDRFYKWTKRPENNAREFKVVLCLLNFGGGVLIATTFIHMLPEVVKVVNALQDCRMLVSTPFGLPEVLLCTGFYLMYCIEETMHFFVRRRQQRRLQEVVKIKEAGEDLSVEVVVQSEEAPKEPNWLRGLGIIVALSLHELFGGMAIGLEMSVSTVWFMTGAISVHKLVLAFCIGMEIMMAHTRWLLAVVYLLVFSIVTPIGVGIGIAVSESAEANQPSTVSGILQGLACGTLIYVVFFEIVAKNHAGIRVLLSSMVGFVLMFGLQIAIGEAKGKSHFTCP; from the exons ATGGCAGACCAACATTTAATAGTGGCCAAAATCGTGGCCATTGTGGTGCTGCTCCTGGTGACCCTGATCTTCTGCTTTATTCCCTACCTCCTGGATCGCTTCTACAAGTGGACCAAGCGACCCGAGAACAATGCTCGGGAGTTTAAGGTGGTGCTGTGCCTGCTCAACTTCGGCGGCGGGGTGCTAATAGCCACCACCTTCATCCACATGCTGCCGGAGGTGGTGAAGGTGGTGAACGCTCTCCAGGATTGCCGCATGCTGGTGTCCACTCCGTTCGGCCTCCCAGAGGTTCTGCTCTGTACCGGCTTCTATTTGATGTACTGCATCGAGGAGACCATGCATTTCTTTGTGCGTCGGCGGCAGCAAAGGAGGCTACAGGAGGTGGTCAAAATCAAGGAGGCGGGCGAGGACCTCTCGGTGGAGGTGGTGGTACAATCCGAAGAAGCACCCAAGGAGCCCAACTGGCTGCGTGGCCTGGGAATCATCGTGGCCCTCTCCCTGCACGAACTCTTTGGCGGCATGGCCATCGGCCTGGAAATGAGTGTGAGCACGGTGTGGTTCATGACCGGCGCCATCTCGGTCCACAAACTCGTCCTGGCCTTCTGCATCGGCATGGAGATCATGATGGCCCACACCCGATGGCTGCTAGCCGTCGTCTACCTCCTGGTCTTCTCCATAGTAACCCCCATTGGCGTGGGCATCGGGATCGCTGTTAGTGAATCTGCAGAGGCTAATCAGCCGAGCACGGTCTCAGGAATCCTTCAGGGCCTCGCCTGCGGCACTCTGATCTATGTGGTCTTCTTCGAAATTGTGGCCAAAAACCATGCCGGCATACGGGTCCTACTCTCGTCGATGGTGGGATTTGTCCTCATGTTTGGCCTCCAGATAGCAA tcGGAGAAGCCAAGGGCAAGAGCCACTTCACATGCCCTTAG